The sequence below is a genomic window from Streptomyces sudanensis.
CCGCCGAGGCCGCCGTCGACCGCGCCGCCCTGGGCGACATCGACGTCGTCCTGATGGACCTCCAGTTCGGCGGCGGGATGAACGGCGCCGAGGCCACCGCCCTGATCACCGCCCGCCCCGGCGCGCCCCGCGTACTGGTCGTGACCACCTACGACACCGACGCCGACACCCTCCCCGCCATCGAGGCCGGGGCCACCGGCTACCTGCTCAAGGACGCCCCGCCCGAGGACCTGGCGGCGGCGGTGCGCACCGCCGCGACGGGCCGCACCACCCTGGCGCCCGCCGTCGCGGACCGGCTGATGAACCGGCTGCGCGCCCCCGGCACCGCCCTGAGCCGGCGGGAGACCGAGGTGCTCGCCCTGGTCGCCGAGGGCCTGTCCAACCAGGCCGTCGGCGACCGGCTCCACCTCACCGAGGGGACCGTGAAGTCCCATCTGGCCCGCATCTACGCGAAGCTCGACGTCGACTCCCGCACCGCCGCCGTCGCCGTCGCCACCCGGCTCGGCCTCATCCGGCGGTAGCGGGTACGACGCCCCGCCCACGCGTCGCCGCGCCGACCCGCCCGTCCGTCCGTCCGTCCGTCGGGGGCGCCGTCGCCCTGGGTGGCCTGGCGGCCGGACGGCCGGGCCGGGCGTGATGCTGCCGGGCGGCCGGAACCGGGGCCGGGCCGCGGACCGAGCCGGGGCTGGAATCCAAGCCGGGACCGGAATCCGAGCCGGGACCGGTCGAAACCGGAACCGGCATCGGCGTCGGCCAGTCCCAGGGGCGGGCCCAGGATCGGTCCCAGGATCGGGTGCGGGATCGGGTCCGGAACCGGGCCCGGGGTTCGAACCGGAATCGGCCGGGTTCCAGCGGGGAGCCTCCTGCNCNGGGNCNNGNNTATAANNGNCAGGGCCCGGTTCCGGNGCCGATCCCGGGGTGCGGGGCGGGGCGGGGGAGCCTCCCGCGCCGGGCGGATTCCGGAGAGGCGCGCGGCGATCCGGGGTCGGGCCCAGGCTGCCCAACGTGCACGGCACCGCCGGGCGTACGCACGGGAACGAGCGCTGCGGCCGAGGGGCGAACGCGGCACCACCGGATAGACGCGGCACCGCCGGACGGACGCGGCGCCGCCGGACGCGCACCGCACCGCCCGGCGGGTGCCCGGGGACGCGCACCGCGACCCGGGCACCCGTCGCGGCCCTACGGGCGGACGGGCCGCGGCTCGGTGACGGTCAGCGCGTCCACCATGCGGTTCACCTTGCCGCGTGCGCGCACCGCGTGGGCCTGCGGCACCCGGATCTCGGCGGTGGCCCGGGCGGCCTGCGCCACCGTGTACGACAGTGCCAGCACCGGCGTGCTGCTCAGTGCGGCGGCGATCCGGCCCAGCGCGCCGCGGCTGTCCCGGAGGGTCACGGTGAACGTGCACGCCGCCTCGTCCCCCCTCCCGGAAGCCTCCCGGGACGGTTCGGCGGCGGAGTCCCCGTCGGCTTCACGCCGCACGTACAGGATCCCGTACGTGTAGGCGTCGACCAGCGCCTCGCAGGACGCGGCGAGGACGTTGTCCGCGACGCCGACCGTCTGCCACGTCCCGTGCCCGTCGGCGACGCTCACCAGGACGCGGGTCCTCGCGGCGGTGCCCCGGTGGCCCTCCAGGATGCGGACCTTGTAGTCGACCAGCTCGAACCGCGACACCTCCGGGTGCGTCGACCGCAGGGCCCGGCGCAGCGCGTTGTCGAGGGCGTGGACCGGGCCGTTGCCCTCCGCGGTGGCGACGGCCCTGGTGTCCCGGGCGCGGAGCTTGACCGTCGCCTCGGCGTCCCGCGGCGCGCCGGCCCCGTCCTCGGCGATCACCCTCCAGGACTCCAGCTCGAAGCAGGGCTCCCTGCCGCCTTCGACTTCCTCGCGGAGGAGGAGTTCGAAGGAGGCGTCGGCGGCCTCGTAGGTGTACCCCCGCAACTCGCGCTCCTTGACCCGCTCCACCACCCGGCCCAGTACCTCCCGGTCCCGGCCCNGCTCCACCCCCAGCCCCCTTACGTTTAAAANNACCGACGCCCGCCCCGCCATGTCCGACACCAGCATCCGCATCGTGTTGCCCACCCGCGCCGGATCCACATGCTGATACAGATCCGGATCCACCCGGATCGCCGACGCGTGCAACCCCGCCTTGTGCGCGAACGCCGACACCCNNNNNNNNNNNNNNNNNNNNNNNNNNNNNNNNNNNNNNNNNNNNNNNNNNNNNNNNNNNNNNNNNNNNNNNNNNNNNNNNNNNNNNNNNNNNNNNNNNNNNNNNNNNNNNNNNNNNNNNNNNNNNNNNNNNNNNNNNNNNNNNNNNNNNNNNNNNNNNNNNNNNNNNNNNNNNNNNNNNNNNNNNNNNNNNNNNNNNNNNNNNNNNNNNNNNNNNNNNNNATTGGCCACCGCACACCCCGCGTCATCCTGCGCATGCACCCCCAACCGCGCCCCCGTCAACGCNNNNNNNNNNNNNNNNNNNNNNNNNNNNNNNNNNNNNNNNNNNNNNNNNNNNNNNNNNNNNNNNNNNNNNNNNNNNNNNNNNNNNNNNNNNNCTCCACCACCGCCCGCGCATACCCCCCATCCACCCGATACCCATCGAAGAAATGCTCACAGTCCACGAACACCCGCCGCCCCTGCTCCCGCANNNNNNNNNNAGCTCGCGCACCATCGCCAAGTTCTCCTCCAACGACGTACGCAACGCCAACTCCACATGCCGCGCATCCGCCTTCGCCACCACCGTCACCACCGGCGCACCCGACTCCACCAACGCCNNNNNNNNNNNNNNNNNNNNNNNNNNNNNNNNNNNNNNNNGCCCCGAACGCCACCAACGACGCATGCCGGAACTCCACCTCCCCCACCGCCCGCGCGAAGAACTCCGTATCCCGCGGATTCGCCCCAGGCCACCCCCCCTCCACNAACCCCACCCCGAACTCGTCCAGATACCGCGCGATCGCCAACTTGTCCCCGACCGTCAAACTGATCCCCTCACGCTGCGCACCATCCCGCAACGTCGTGTCGAAAACATGGAAACCGTCGTCGACGGGCTGCTCCGTGGTCATGGCCGTCCTGCTCCTGTCTGCTGGGCTTCGATGGGGGTGCCCCGCTCCCGGGGCCGCGCGAGGGGACCCACTCGGGGGGATAGGGGTGGATTGGTCCGCTTGTCCCCATTCTCGCGCGCTCGCCGCCGGCCCGTGGTGGGGCCGGAAAACGAAAAGACCCCTCGCGGGATGCGAGAGGTCTGCGCGCGGGTCTGGGACACG
It includes:
- a CDS encoding response regulator yields the protein MTETPIRLLLADDHPVVRAGLRAVLETEPGIDVVAEAATAEAAVDRAALGDIDVVLMDLQFGGGMNGAEATALITARPGAPRVLVVTTYDTDADTLPAIEAGATGYLLKDAPPEDLAAAVRTAATGRTTLAPAVADRLMNRLRAPGTALSRRETEVLALVAEGLSNQAVGDRLHLTEGTVKSHLARIYAKLDVDSRTAAVAVATRLGLIRR